The Leucoraja erinacea ecotype New England chromosome 29, Leri_hhj_1, whole genome shotgun sequence genome has a window encoding:
- the LOC129711267 gene encoding immunoglobulin lambda-1 light chain-like — MKTLCFLSSLVLWLGSGECQTLTQPATVSVNPGVTATLECNIGTDDNQYVYWYKQTLGTTPQWVLRYHQSEAAPTYGSGFSSDRFTSKANGAGTVYQLIISKAEVNDAAVYYCMKWVSASSIYAHRNHTLWGVFGPGTKLFVTASQLPDPSVKLLGPSDEEMSAKGAGTLVCLVSKLSAGFPAVSWTVDGSPPSSEVQTSAVRRDTDNTFSLSSYLAVLGADWSSGKLYSCTVQQGTASKISATITQSSC, encoded by the exons ATGAAAACGCTGTGCTTTTTGTCGTCTCTGGTACTGTGGCTGGGCT CCGGAGAGTGTCAGACTCTGACTCAACCTGCGACCGTGTCGGTGAATCCAGGGGTCACGGCCACGCTGGAATGCAACATCGGGACAGATGATAACCAATATGTTTATTGGTACAAGCAGACGTTGGGAACAACTCCTCAATGGGTTCTCCGGTATCATCAGTCAGAGGCCGCCCCGACCTATGGGTCTGGGTTCAGCAGCGACCGTTTCACATCGAAAGCCAACGGCGCCGGCACCGTTTACCAGTTGATCATAAGCAAGGCGGAGGTGAATGACGCTGCCGTCTATTACTGTATGAAGTGGGTTTCAGCGAGCAGTATTTACGCACA CCGGAACCACACACTGTGGGGGGTGTTCGGCCCAGGGACCAAGCTCTTTGTTACAG CTTCGCAGCTCCCAGACCCTTCAGTGAAACTGCTGGGGCCGTCAGACGAGGAGATGTCCGCTAAAGGAGCGGGCACCTTAGTTTGCCTGGTCAGTAAACTGTCCGCGGGCTTCCCCGCCGTCAGCTGGACAGTGGACGGGAGTCCGCCGAGCAGTGAGGTGCAAACCAGCGCGGTGAGGCGGGACACGGACAACACCTTCAGTCTCAGCAGCTACCTGGCGGTGCTCGGCGCAGACTGGAGCAGTGGGAAGTTGTACTCCTGCACAGTTCAGCAAGGAACAGCCTCGAAAATATCCGCCACAATCACACAATCCAGCTGTTAA
- the LOC129711268 gene encoding 60S ribosomal protein L37, producing the protein MTKGTSSFGKRRNKTHTLCRRCGAKAFHLQKSTCGKCAYPAKRKRKYNWSAKAKRRNTTGTGRMRHLKVVFRRFRNGFREGTTPKPRRAAMASSSTA; encoded by the exons ATG ACGAAGGGAACATCGTCATTTGGTAAGAGGCGGAACAAGACACACACTCTTTGCCGGCGGTGTGGAGCTAAAGCATTTCACCTGCAGAAATCCACCTGTGGTAAATGTGCCTACCCTgccaagagaaagagaaagt ATAACTGGAGTGCAAAAGCCAAAAGGAGAAACACAACAGGCACAGGTCGCATGAGGCACCTGAAGGTGGTGTTTCGGAGGTTCAG AAATGGATTCCGTGAAGGCACTACCCCAAAGCCCAGACGTGCTGCAATGGCGTCTTCCAGCACTGCATAA